In Nostoc sp. GT001, a genomic segment contains:
- a CDS encoding SulP family inorganic anion transporter, which translates to MVFLVALPLCMGIAIASGLPPSRGLVTGIVGGILVGAVSGSPMLVSDPAAGLAVIVAEIVKEYGIEMVGPILLLAGLIQLLAGIFKLGQLFRAMSPAVIYGMLAGIGILIFASQFHVMLDDQPRIHGIENLISIPNTIYKAFFPIDGSVHHLAALIGVITIIILLLWEKFKPNSLKLIPGALVGVVIATFIATVYRLPIQYVDVPGNLAQAIQLPTLASLPRLIQAPVLLDAIAIAFIASTESLLSAVAVDRLHTGTRTDFDRELTAQGIGNVICGFLGALPMTGVIARSSVNVEAGAKTRLSTMLHGLWLLILVIAAPTLLKIIPISSLAAILVVTGYKLIEVEHIRQLKKYGRFPLVIFAATLIGIVVTDLITGVLIGILLTGVLLIHKMSVLNIQMIKHENNQRIDIHLQGAATFVRLPKLANILELVPPGSELHVYMQDLAYIDHSCLDLLSVWAKQQQQMGSTLTMQWDRLIDRNRNPFTL; encoded by the coding sequence GTGGTGTTTCTTGTCGCCCTTCCTCTTTGTATGGGTATTGCGATCGCTTCGGGACTTCCGCCATCTCGCGGCTTAGTTACAGGAATAGTAGGCGGAATTCTTGTTGGTGCTGTTTCCGGTTCACCAATGCTTGTCAGTGACCCTGCTGCTGGGCTGGCTGTGATTGTTGCAGAAATAGTTAAAGAATATGGCATTGAAATGGTTGGGCCAATTCTACTGCTAGCGGGTTTAATCCAATTACTCGCAGGTATATTTAAACTTGGCCAGTTGTTTCGCGCTATGTCACCAGCTGTCATCTATGGAATGCTTGCAGGTATTGGGATATTAATCTTCGCTTCCCAATTTCATGTCATGCTAGACGACCAACCGCGGATACACGGCATTGAGAATTTAATTTCTATTCCCAACACCATTTACAAAGCTTTCTTCCCTATTGATGGTAGCGTTCATCACCTTGCAGCACTCATAGGTGTAATAACTATTATCATTCTTCTGCTGTGGGAAAAATTTAAACCCAATAGTTTAAAGTTGATACCTGGCGCGCTTGTCGGCGTTGTCATTGCCACCTTCATCGCTACAGTGTATAGATTACCGATTCAGTATGTTGATGTGCCTGGAAATCTAGCACAAGCAATTCAATTACCAACACTTGCCAGCTTACCACGCCTAATTCAGGCACCAGTTTTGCTAGATGCGATCGCGATCGCATTTATTGCTAGTACAGAAAGTTTACTTTCAGCCGTAGCAGTAGATCGATTGCATACCGGGACAAGAACCGATTTCGATCGCGAATTAACAGCCCAAGGAATTGGCAATGTTATATGTGGGTTCTTGGGTGCTTTGCCGATGACAGGAGTGATAGCCCGCAGTTCTGTAAACGTAGAAGCTGGTGCTAAAACTAGATTATCAACGATGCTTCACGGTTTATGGCTGTTAATTTTAGTAATTGCAGCCCCAACCTTACTCAAAATAATTCCCATTTCTAGTCTGGCAGCAATTCTAGTTGTTACTGGTTACAAACTAATCGAAGTAGAACATATTCGCCAGTTAAAGAAGTATGGACGTTTTCCTCTGGTAATATTTGCTGCTACTTTAATCGGGATTGTTGTTACTGACCTCATCACAGGTGTTTTAATTGGTATTCTGTTGACAGGAGTTTTACTAATTCACAAAATGTCTGTGCTAAATATCCAAATGATTAAGCACGAAAATAATCAGCGAATAGACATTCATTTACAAGGCGCGGCAACATTTGTGAGGCTACCAAAATTAGCGAACATTTTAGAACTGGTGCCTCCAGGAAGTGAATTACATGTTTATATGCAAGACTTGGCTTATATCGATCACTCTTGTCTAGACTTACTTTCGGTGTGGGCAAAACAACAGCAACAAATGGGAAGCACCTTAACTATGCAATGGGATCGTCTGATAGATCGTAATCGCAACCCATTTACTCTGTAA
- a CDS encoding glycerate kinase — protein sequence MNLWLSVLANNGVGETWKPEAREAALADRLRAKAFGIVPENVDEMIERRSHLLKSVFPAFSEFCQATLQVQPQEMLQVLWDLWLPLGIKLASQRQQLRRPLIQGILGGQGTGKTTMSKILILILDHLGYRTVSLSLDDLYKTYSDRLLLTQQDPRLIWRGPPGTHDIDLGLNILDQIRELQSPVMLPRFDKSAYGGAGDRTNPEMVTGVDIVLFEGWFVGVRPIESDVFDTAPPPIVTDEDRAFARDMNLRLHDYLPLWERLDSLIVLYPTDYRCSLEWRKQAEQQMIAAGKSGMSNAEIEQFVNYFWRSLHPELFITPLVRDATAVDLVIEIYPDRSFGQVYCDRSNS from the coding sequence ATGAATTTGTGGCTGAGTGTTTTGGCAAACAATGGGGTGGGGGAAACTTGGAAGCCAGAAGCAAGAGAAGCAGCGCTGGCAGATCGGTTAAGGGCAAAAGCTTTTGGGATCGTACCAGAAAATGTTGATGAAATGATCGAAAGGCGATCGCATTTACTAAAATCTGTCTTCCCAGCTTTTAGCGAATTCTGCCAAGCGACTCTCCAAGTACAACCCCAGGAAATGTTACAGGTATTGTGGGACTTGTGGCTGCCTTTGGGGATCAAACTAGCATCGCAGCGCCAACAGTTGAGACGCCCACTGATTCAAGGAATATTGGGAGGACAAGGTACTGGTAAAACCACAATGTCCAAAATTCTCATTTTGATTCTCGATCATTTGGGATACAGGACTGTGAGTTTATCTTTGGATGACTTATATAAAACTTACAGCGATCGCTTGCTTTTGACACAGCAAGATCCTCGCTTAATTTGGCGCGGCCCACCGGGAACTCACGATATAGACTTAGGCTTAAATATACTAGATCAAATCCGTGAGTTGCAAAGCCCAGTGATGCTTCCCCGCTTTGATAAATCTGCTTATGGAGGTGCTGGCGATCGCACTAATCCAGAAATGGTCACGGGTGTAGATATTGTACTATTTGAAGGTTGGTTTGTGGGTGTGCGACCAATCGAGTCAGATGTATTTGATACTGCGCCGCCGCCAATTGTCACAGATGAAGATAGAGCATTTGCTCGTGATATGAATCTTCGCCTCCACGATTATTTACCACTGTGGGAGCGATTAGACAGTTTAATTGTGCTTTATCCCACCGATTACCGCTGTTCTTTGGAGTGGCGCAAACAGGCGGAACAGCAGATGATTGCTGCGGGGAAGTCGGGAATGAGTAATGCAGAGATAGAGCAATTTGTCAATTACTTTTGGCGATCGCTGCACCCGGAATTATTCATCACGCCGTTGGTAAGAGATGCGACAGCGGTTGATTTAGTGATTGAGATTTATCCCGATCGTAGCTTTGGTCAAGTGTATTGCGATCGGAGTAATTCATAA
- a CDS encoding DUF565 domain-containing protein → MQNTRLNNLFDAIATRFGQWFLNPWRRLSLLIISCLFGFFLGNAVSTTAGQEGFLDIVVAAFLVLLTEITSRIFYSRSFLERRSLLVDSLNLLKVGFIYSLFLEAFKLGS, encoded by the coding sequence ATGCAAAACACTCGTCTCAACAACTTGTTCGATGCCATTGCTACACGCTTTGGGCAATGGTTTTTAAATCCTTGGCGACGGCTATCGTTGCTGATAATTAGTTGTTTGTTCGGTTTTTTTCTGGGAAACGCAGTTTCCACAACCGCTGGACAAGAAGGTTTCTTGGATATTGTGGTAGCGGCTTTTTTAGTACTGTTAACCGAAATTACCAGCCGGATATTTTATAGTCGCAGCTTTTTGGAAAGGCGATCGCTCTTGGTAGACTCACTAAATCTTCTCAAAGTTGGTTTCATCTACAGCCTGTTTCTCGAAGCTTTTAAGCTGGGATCGTAG
- a CDS encoding Uma2 family endonuclease, with protein sequence MTQAIPKLVSFEDFAAWRPQGGRYELHDGVIVEMPQPTGEHEDVVGFIARKLTVEFDRLNLPYTIPKTALIKPSNSLSAYSPDVLILNRLNLVNEPLWKKESTVSYPASIPLVVEVVSTNWDDDYYTKQGKYEGIGIPEYWVVDYLGLGAKKFTGNPKQPTMSIYQLIDGEYQVTQFRGKERIISPTFPELNLTAEQIFQAGGLPSS encoded by the coding sequence ATGACTCAAGCCATACCCAAACTAGTAAGCTTTGAAGATTTTGCAGCTTGGCGTCCTCAAGGCGGAAGATACGAATTACATGATGGTGTGATTGTTGAAATGCCCCAACCAACTGGTGAACATGAAGATGTTGTTGGTTTTATCGCTAGAAAACTAACAGTAGAATTTGACCGATTAAATTTACCTTATACAATTCCTAAAACTGCGCTGATAAAGCCTTCTAATTCGTTATCTGCCTATTCTCCAGATGTATTGATATTAAATCGTCTTAATTTAGTGAATGAGCCGTTATGGAAAAAAGAATCAACTGTATCATATCCGGCATCAATTCCCTTAGTCGTTGAGGTAGTTAGTACCAATTGGGATGATGACTATTACACAAAACAAGGTAAGTATGAGGGTATTGGAATTCCTGAATATTGGGTTGTAGATTATCTCGGTTTAGGTGCTAAAAAGTTTACTGGCAATCCTAAGCAGCCTACTATGTCTATTTATCAATTAATCGATGGTGAATACCAAGTTACTCAATTTAGAGGTAAGGAACGCATCATCTCGCCTACTTTCCCAGAATTGAATTTAACCGCCGAACAGATTTTTCAAGCTGGAGGTTTGCCAAGTAGTTAA